In a single window of the Thermococcus stetteri genome:
- a CDS encoding CBS domain-containing protein: MDVEAALEKFHSLKLSKIMPRPDTMPIVTADSDLLNVLKLLRTGHHVWVVKDRESMELVGYIRYMDVIDILLPLESHRFKLGITSRSMRSLLGGAAKAEDVADRHPLTIEEDATVLDALNKMRHYKSQVLAVVEGDRLVGEMSLRILIDEFLRLLRVGGARWKE, translated from the coding sequence ATGGATGTCGAAGCGGCCCTTGAAAAGTTCCACTCACTCAAGCTCTCCAAGATAATGCCCAGACCTGACACCATGCCCATCGTAACTGCAGATTCTGACCTCCTCAACGTCCTCAAGCTCCTCAGGACAGGGCACCATGTCTGGGTTGTGAAGGACAGGGAGAGCATGGAGCTCGTGGGATACATCAGATACATGGACGTCATAGACATCCTCCTCCCTCTAGAGTCCCACAGATTTAAACTTGGGATAACGAGCAGGAGCATGAGGTCTCTACTTGGAGGGGCCGCCAAAGCCGAGGACGTTGCCGACAGGCATCCGTTGACCATCGAGGAGGACGCCACGGTTCTCGACGCTCTAAACAAGATGAGGCACTATAAATCCCAGGTTCTGGCCGTGGTGGAGGGGGACAGGCTGGTCGGCGAGATGAGCCTCAGGATTCTGATAGACGAGTTCCTTAGACTGCTCAGAGTAGGTGGTGCCCGATGGAAGGAGTAA
- the speB gene encoding agmatinase, which yields MEFLYTYETFKLEFPLVEPEEARFVLLGVPFDGTTSYKAGARFGPTLIRQATLNLESYILDYDLDIAELPIADIGDIAVVAGDPRETASRVRDTIEELKRANPDAIPILLGGEHSQTLGAVEALKPASYAVFDAHLDLRNSYEDNLYNHACVARRISELGVKEAMFGIRSGTREEVEFARERGIPWVHARDYSFDAFVDLLEALPEPVYLSIDIDVFDISMVPSTGTPEAGGLGFWDVVEAIEWLAEKKEIAGFDIMEVAGEKLGDPTALTAAKLLFYFIGAMAKFGR from the coding sequence ATGGAGTTCCTGTACACGTACGAGACGTTCAAGCTGGAGTTTCCACTCGTGGAGCCAGAAGAAGCTAGATTCGTCCTCTTGGGGGTTCCATTTGACGGGACTACGAGCTACAAGGCTGGGGCGCGCTTCGGGCCGACCCTAATAAGGCAAGCGACCCTGAACCTTGAGAGCTACATCCTAGACTACGACCTCGACATAGCCGAGCTTCCGATAGCTGACATCGGAGACATCGCCGTCGTCGCTGGAGATCCACGTGAAACGGCCAGCAGGGTGAGGGATACCATTGAAGAGCTCAAAAGGGCAAACCCTGACGCCATTCCGATCCTCCTCGGTGGGGAGCATTCCCAGACGCTCGGGGCAGTTGAGGCTCTGAAGCCTGCCAGCTATGCTGTCTTTGACGCCCACCTCGACCTGAGGAATTCCTACGAGGACAACCTGTACAACCACGCCTGTGTCGCGAGGAGGATCAGCGAGCTTGGGGTAAAAGAGGCAATGTTCGGGATAAGAAGCGGGACGAGGGAGGAGGTAGAGTTCGCAAGGGAAAGGGGAATCCCATGGGTACACGCGAGGGACTACAGCTTTGACGCCTTCGTTGACCTCTTGGAGGCCCTTCCTGAGCCGGTCTACCTCTCAATAGACATAGACGTCTTTGACATCTCGATGGTGCCCTCCACTGGAACTCCGGAGGCCGGGGGACTGGGATTCTGGGACGTGGTTGAGGCCATAGAGTGGCTGGCCGAGAAGAAGGAGATAGCGGGCTTTGACATAATGGAGGTTGCAGGCGAAAAGCTCGGCGATCCCACGGCATTGACAGCCGCCAAGCTGCTCTTCTACTTCATTGGTGCAATGGCAAAATTCGGCCGCTGA
- a CDS encoding universal stress protein: MRILVLVDGSKWSQKAALHAFSVAKRKGAKVILFSVLDRKEAQAIAVSLAMRSGDVEKLKRFEETAWKEMKKSIHDVISALLELGQKEGINCSFRIIEGSAREKVLEEANSGKYSLVVMGAYGKSGKTRIGSLLEDVVGEIKPPVMIVR, from the coding sequence ATGAGGATACTCGTGCTTGTGGACGGCTCGAAGTGGAGCCAGAAGGCCGCTTTGCATGCGTTTTCGGTGGCGAAGAGAAAGGGAGCTAAGGTCATACTGTTCTCAGTCCTCGACAGAAAAGAAGCGCAGGCAATCGCAGTCAGTCTCGCCATGAGGAGCGGCGACGTTGAAAAGCTCAAGAGGTTTGAAGAGACTGCATGGAAGGAGATGAAGAAGAGCATCCACGACGTTATCTCCGCCCTCCTGGAGCTTGGTCAGAAGGAGGGGATCAACTGCTCCTTCAGGATTATTGAGGGAAGCGCCCGCGAGAAAGTCCTTGAGGAGGCGAACAGCGGAAAGTACTCCCTCGTCGTGATGGGTGCATACGGAAAGAGCGGGAAGACCAGGATAGGCTCCCTTCTCGAGGACGTTGTTGGGGAGATAAAGCCTCCGGTAATGATAGTCAGGTGA
- a CDS encoding ArsB/NhaD family transporter, whose amino-acid sequence MDTMELIALVIFIGVYGFIMSERIHRTVAAMVGASLVLLINIVPWEKVPKYLDLDTILLLAGMMVVVNVARESGLFEYIAIKTAKLSKGSPMKVLLLFSVVTAVVSAFLDNVTTVLLLTPMLLYITKRMDVNPIPFLLSEVFASNIGGTATLIGDPPNIMIGSAAGLSFNEFLFNMGPIALVDLFATVGIIYLAYRAEMNAHKENEEGIRMTIMSLDENDAIRDPVLFKKSITVLVGVIIGFFFHDRLGVEPAVIALTGASVLLLWSGASPEHALEKVEWATLFFFGGLFIIVGSLVETGAIAQIANWMVSHIHSEGEAVLVISWFSAFSSAVVDNIPFTATMIPLIKAMGTQLNTYPLWWALSLGACLGGNGTAIGASANVVVIGIAHREGIRITFGDFLKVGMAIMVTTVAIGTAIIWLRYVGL is encoded by the coding sequence ATGGACACAATGGAGCTAATAGCACTGGTAATATTCATAGGTGTTTATGGCTTCATAATGAGCGAGAGGATACACAGGACAGTGGCGGCAATGGTTGGAGCTTCCCTCGTGCTTTTAATTAACATAGTGCCCTGGGAGAAGGTGCCAAAGTACCTCGACCTTGATACAATACTTCTCCTTGCTGGGATGATGGTCGTTGTCAACGTAGCTAGAGAAAGCGGGCTGTTCGAATACATAGCCATAAAAACGGCCAAACTCTCAAAAGGTAGCCCGATGAAAGTTCTTCTTCTGTTCTCGGTAGTTACGGCCGTTGTCAGCGCGTTTCTGGACAACGTTACGACAGTCCTCCTTTTGACTCCAATGCTTCTGTATATAACCAAGAGAATGGATGTGAACCCGATACCTTTCCTGCTCTCGGAGGTGTTTGCCTCGAACATCGGCGGAACAGCAACGCTCATTGGCGACCCGCCGAACATTATGATAGGATCTGCAGCTGGCCTCAGTTTCAATGAGTTCCTCTTCAACATGGGGCCGATAGCACTAGTTGACCTTTTCGCGACCGTTGGCATCATTTACCTCGCGTACCGCGCCGAGATGAACGCCCACAAGGAGAACGAAGAGGGCATCAGGATGACGATAATGTCATTGGACGAAAACGACGCCATCAGGGATCCAGTACTCTTTAAGAAGTCCATAACAGTGCTCGTGGGGGTAATCATAGGCTTTTTCTTCCACGACAGGCTTGGCGTTGAACCTGCCGTTATAGCCCTCACGGGGGCTTCAGTGCTCCTCCTATGGAGCGGGGCTTCGCCCGAGCATGCCCTGGAGAAAGTTGAGTGGGCGACACTGTTCTTCTTTGGGGGCCTTTTCATAATCGTTGGCTCCTTAGTTGAGACAGGAGCGATTGCCCAGATCGCCAACTGGATGGTAAGTCATATTCACAGCGAGGGCGAGGCTGTGCTCGTTATTTCCTGGTTCTCTGCGTTCTCAAGTGCTGTAGTTGATAACATACCCTTCACGGCTACAATGATACCGCTGATAAAGGCAATGGGCACTCAATTGAACACTTACCCGCTCTGGTGGGCGCTTTCGCTGGGAGCCTGTCTCGGAGGCAACGGTACTGCCATAGGGGCCAGTGCGAACGTCGTCGTCATAGGTATAGCCCACCGTGAGGGAATAAGGATAACCTTTGGCGACTTCCTCAAGGTTGGAATGGCTATTATGGTGACGACCGTGGCCATAGGGACGGCCATAATCTGGTTGAGGTACGTTGGTCTGTGA
- a CDS encoding universal stress protein, whose translation MGMSWLHDIILRKFNDIAGTRYEEILKAYKNFFLTEEELVIPEINSILLAFDRFSCRVSEDVYETISAFENVSLQVVYVIDEGVLRMIRETLGEEAAEEFKEKEVAFAEDFLREVEKKLGELNFKFSRKIAFGDKAEYVEDLSEEYDLLVISRRYGSETTKTHRVSPVVFRIVQHVEKPVILY comes from the coding sequence ATGGGTATGAGCTGGCTTCATGATATCATACTCAGGAAGTTTAACGACATCGCTGGAACCCGCTATGAGGAAATACTTAAGGCTTACAAAAACTTCTTTCTGACTGAGGAAGAGCTGGTAATCCCAGAGATCAACTCGATTCTCCTTGCTTTCGATAGGTTTTCATGCAGGGTTTCTGAAGATGTCTATGAGACCATCTCGGCATTCGAGAATGTCAGCCTTCAGGTGGTTTATGTAATTGACGAGGGCGTTCTTAGGATGATACGTGAAACACTCGGAGAAGAAGCGGCAGAGGAATTTAAGGAAAAAGAAGTAGCCTTCGCTGAGGATTTCCTGCGAGAGGTTGAGAAGAAGCTGGGTGAGCTGAACTTCAAGTTCAGCAGGAAAATTGCGTTCGGGGACAAGGCTGAATACGTCGAAGACCTGTCTGAGGAGTATGACCTGCTTGTAATCTCCCGTCGCTACGGCTCCGAGACAACAAAAACTCATCGTGTAAGTCCTGTTGTCTTCAGAATAGTCCAGCACGTGGAAAAGCCCGTGATCCTTTACTGA
- a CDS encoding translation initiation factor IF-5A, with product MGDKTKVQVSKLKPGRYIIIDGEPCRIVNVTVSSPGKHGSAKARIEAVGIFDGKVRSIVKPTSAEVDVPIIDKRVGQIIAITPDTVQLMDMETYETFDVPIEGGVDDEVKGQLSEGITVEYWETLGRIQIKKVRGE from the coding sequence ATGGGAGACAAGACGAAGGTTCAGGTCAGCAAGCTCAAGCCGGGCAGGTACATAATTATCGACGGTGAGCCGTGCAGGATCGTTAACGTTACGGTTTCCTCACCAGGAAAGCACGGTTCTGCCAAGGCCAGGATCGAGGCAGTCGGCATCTTCGATGGAAAGGTCAGGAGCATCGTGAAGCCGACCAGCGCCGAAGTTGACGTCCCGATCATCGACAAGCGCGTTGGCCAGATTATCGCCATAACCCCCGACACAGTCCAGCTCATGGACATGGAGACCTACGAGACCTTCGACGTCCCGATCGAGGGCGGCGTCGACGACGAGGTCAAGGGCCAGCTCAGCGAGGGAATAACCGTCGAGTACTGGGAGACCCTCGGCAGGATACAGATAAAGAAGGTCAGGGGCGAGTGA
- a CDS encoding sodium-dependent transporter, protein MKKINVLMALLITGYILGVMNYLVLPKYSIVFGLKGMLVGTLVSIIALILIRSEVESTKRTRYLPYEFMFKVSRTPALMITFVLFLVLVAGITSYLSGWALIFLFGQDSSFIVPLAVLTILIAALLLLMAKGKTVELLATLSVLVIILTLVSVFLIRNEASSVIVSEQAKLYMNQVFSQMWSFEPPLNFQGLIVFLSEIILAFGLGAGVYYVIGSFSPEELKMERVLIGVFVLQLILSIATSYAVAYSLGASFQAFDNAVHNLNVPSKEVFKFYQKFQMLKTYTENPSIPVYGSIKTFYLIPAVLLEVLPKSRALVYLLMISLYLAGFTTVIVLLEMGAQLTAEVVQTSRRNALATVSVLSLATATVMLNEALFRVLIFIPFSIVGLLAAVEAYLSLKALPSNEKLLTVIGAAVVLIIGAGSLYYSLTGTLAMKLAAVIGLILLVPLAFNGFLLRVGRRR, encoded by the coding sequence ATGAAGAAAATTAACGTATTGATGGCGCTGTTAATAACTGGCTACATTCTTGGTGTGATGAACTACCTTGTCTTGCCAAAGTACAGCATAGTCTTCGGTCTCAAAGGTATGCTGGTAGGAACACTGGTCTCTATTATTGCCCTTATACTGATTAGGTCTGAAGTCGAGAGCACCAAAAGGACGAGGTACCTTCCCTACGAGTTCATGTTCAAGGTCTCCCGCACCCCTGCGCTTATGATAACGTTCGTCCTGTTCCTTGTTCTCGTTGCGGGCATCACGTCCTACCTTTCTGGATGGGCGTTAATATTCCTCTTCGGACAGGACAGTAGTTTCATCGTCCCCCTGGCAGTCTTGACGATACTGATAGCGGCACTGCTCCTCCTCATGGCAAAGGGCAAGACAGTGGAACTTTTGGCGACTCTTTCTGTCTTGGTGATAATCCTCACTCTTGTTTCAGTTTTTCTGATACGCAACGAGGCCTCCTCAGTGATAGTCTCAGAGCAAGCAAAGCTGTACATGAACCAGGTTTTCTCCCAGATGTGGTCTTTTGAACCCCCTCTGAACTTCCAAGGGCTGATTGTCTTCCTCTCCGAGATTATACTGGCGTTCGGCTTGGGTGCTGGCGTTTATTACGTGATTGGAAGCTTCTCTCCTGAGGAGCTGAAAATGGAGAGGGTCCTGATTGGAGTTTTCGTTCTTCAGTTAATCCTGAGCATTGCAACCTCCTACGCAGTGGCCTATTCTCTTGGAGCGTCATTCCAGGCCTTTGATAATGCGGTCCACAACCTCAACGTACCTTCCAAGGAAGTCTTTAAGTTCTATCAGAAGTTCCAGATGTTGAAGACCTATACTGAAAACCCCTCAATCCCTGTCTACGGCTCGATAAAGACATTTTACTTAATACCAGCGGTCCTCCTTGAAGTCCTTCCAAAATCCCGTGCGCTAGTTTATCTTTTGATGATCTCCCTTTACCTGGCGGGCTTCACGACGGTGATAGTCCTCCTGGAGATGGGTGCCCAGCTGACTGCTGAAGTAGTCCAAACCAGCAGGAGAAACGCACTGGCGACGGTTTCGGTGCTGAGCCTTGCAACGGCTACAGTCATGTTGAACGAAGCACTCTTCAGGGTGCTTATCTTCATTCCGTTCAGCATAGTGGGGCTTCTAGCAGCCGTTGAGGCCTATCTCTCACTTAAGGCCCTCCCGTCTAACGAGAAGCTCTTGACAGTAATAGGGGCGGCAGTAGTGCTCATAATCGGCGCAGGCTCTCTCTACTATTCGCTCACTGGAACACTGGCAATGAAACTCGCGGCCGTTATAGGTTTGATACTCCTGGTTCCCTTAGCGTTTAACGGTTTCCTTCTTAGAGTCGGAAGAAGGAGGTAG
- a CDS encoding 16S rRNA methyltransferase, translated as MLHLIIAEAELELVPESIRDHPAVVNYAKRRKKKPEEVILDSTYHHAALRKLPNGDRRGRPDIVHICLLNALESIVNKEGLLRVYVHTRNDEVIYIKPETRLPRNYNRFLGLIESLFKNGSVPQDLELLKMERKTLESLIEEINPDAIFIMHEEGELMKPRAFGEALSSHKNPVVIVGGFPHGDFTRPIEGKKVSLYREPLMAWTVVNEVLVSFEAALGL; from the coding sequence ATGCTGCACCTGATAATAGCCGAGGCCGAGCTTGAACTGGTTCCCGAGAGCATTAGAGACCATCCTGCGGTCGTGAACTACGCGAAGAGGCGGAAAAAGAAGCCCGAGGAAGTAATACTCGACAGCACCTACCACCACGCCGCCCTGAGGAAGCTTCCGAACGGCGACAGGCGCGGAAGGCCTGACATAGTCCACATCTGCCTCCTCAACGCCCTTGAGAGCATAGTCAACAAAGAGGGCCTCCTGAGGGTTTACGTCCACACGAGAAACGATGAAGTGATATATATCAAGCCCGAAACACGGCTTCCAAGGAACTACAACAGATTCCTGGGTCTCATAGAGAGCCTTTTCAAGAATGGTTCGGTTCCTCAGGACCTCGAGCTTTTGAAGATGGAGAGGAAAACGCTTGAGTCCTTGATTGAGGAGATAAACCCCGATGCTATCTTCATAATGCACGAAGAAGGAGAGCTGATGAAGCCTAGAGCCTTTGGCGAGGCATTATCCTCCCACAAGAACCCGGTCGTGATCGTGGGGGGCTTCCCACATGGCGACTTCACAAGGCCCATTGAAGGGAAGAAGGTCAGCCTGTACCGGGAGCCGCTCATGGCGTGGACGGTAGTAAACGAAGTTCTCGTGAGCTTTGAGGCCGCCCTTGGACTTTGA
- a CDS encoding saccharopine dehydrogenase family protein, with the protein MKVLVLGAGNVGRAVAWDLKDEFDVYVGDIDDGKLKAVEEFAASVKVNAANFEELVEVMKGFELVVGALPGRFGYGSLKAAIKAGVDMVDVSFMPENPLELRDEAEKANVTIIFDAGFAPGLSHILMGRIWNRLDTLDTGRIWVGGLPKEPKPPLYYRITWSPKDLIGEYTRQARVIRNGALTAVDPLSEIKRVHISDMEFEAFPSDGLRSLLESVRAETLEEWTLRWPGHLEKMKVLRELGFFREENLDFTLKVIAPLMSFESPDFSIMLVEGEGVEDGERKRISYLLYDEEKYGFTSMSRVTGFTAAIIARLVAEGSCIYGVIPPEILGMRIDTFSRIVDEIRERGITLKEVEGDAAPDNSRGRA; encoded by the coding sequence ATGAAGGTTCTAGTTCTCGGTGCGGGCAACGTTGGAAGGGCCGTAGCGTGGGATTTGAAGGACGAGTTCGACGTTTATGTCGGGGACATAGACGACGGGAAGTTAAAAGCGGTTGAGGAGTTTGCTGCCTCCGTGAAGGTTAACGCGGCCAACTTCGAGGAACTCGTCGAGGTTATGAAGGGTTTTGAGCTTGTGGTGGGGGCTTTACCAGGCCGGTTTGGCTACGGCTCCCTCAAAGCGGCCATCAAAGCTGGCGTTGACATGGTTGACGTTTCATTCATGCCTGAGAATCCTCTTGAGCTGAGAGACGAGGCCGAAAAGGCCAATGTTACCATCATCTTTGATGCGGGGTTCGCACCGGGGTTGAGCCACATACTGATGGGCAGAATCTGGAACCGGCTTGACACGCTGGACACGGGCAGAATATGGGTAGGAGGACTTCCCAAGGAGCCGAAGCCACCACTTTATTACAGAATTACATGGTCACCTAAAGACTTGATTGGAGAATACACTAGACAAGCGAGGGTAATCAGGAATGGTGCCCTGACTGCAGTTGATCCCCTAAGCGAAATTAAAAGAGTGCACATAAGCGACATGGAGTTCGAGGCCTTTCCCAGCGACGGCCTGAGGAGCCTGCTTGAGAGCGTGAGGGCTGAAACCTTAGAGGAATGGACACTCCGCTGGCCCGGGCATCTCGAAAAGATGAAGGTTCTCAGGGAGCTCGGCTTTTTCAGGGAAGAAAACCTCGACTTCACACTTAAGGTCATAGCCCCGCTCATGAGCTTCGAAAGCCCTGACTTCTCAATAATGCTCGTGGAGGGAGAAGGCGTTGAGGACGGAGAGAGAAAGAGGATATCCTACCTCCTCTACGATGAGGAAAAATATGGCTTCACATCCATGAGCAGGGTCACGGGCTTTACGGCGGCGATAATAGCGAGGCTCGTTGCTGAGGGGAGCTGCATCTACGGGGTGATACCTCCCGAAATACTGGGGATGAGGATAGACACGTTTTCCAGAATAGTCGATGAAATCCGCGAGAGGGGAATAACGTTAAAGGAGGTGGAGGGAGATGCTGCACCTGATAATAGCCGAGGCCGAGCTTGA
- a CDS encoding metallophosphoesterase family protein has product MFRFLLRRHLRRESEEEKALLHISDTPERVYPRIAQLIEKLHPEYIVHTGDLVDNIKLERRPDLKPLYGGGLRKLARILKSSGAELYVVPGNEDDPDILKEYFEGSVVEPGTIVEIEGVRFALGHRLEEVAKLDADFRLYGHNFKVIPRGLNGLRSINVVFLPSKRVVKIGYPPGTDTHRGYKLWRGL; this is encoded by the coding sequence ATGTTCAGGTTCCTTCTGAGGAGGCACCTAAGAAGAGAGAGCGAAGAAGAAAAGGCACTACTCCATATCAGTGACACGCCCGAGAGGGTTTACCCTAGAATAGCCCAGCTTATAGAGAAGCTCCATCCCGAGTACATAGTCCACACAGGGGACCTCGTTGACAACATAAAGCTTGAGAGAAGGCCCGACCTGAAACCCCTCTACGGAGGGGGACTCAGAAAGCTTGCCAGAATTCTAAAGAGTTCTGGCGCCGAGCTGTACGTGGTTCCAGGTAATGAGGACGACCCCGATATCCTGAAGGAGTATTTCGAGGGTTCAGTCGTAGAACCCGGTACCATCGTCGAAATAGAAGGGGTGAGATTCGCATTGGGGCACCGGCTGGAGGAAGTTGCAAAACTGGACGCAGATTTCCGGCTCTACGGCCACAACTTCAAAGTGATACCACGGGGACTAAACGGCCTTAGGAGCATCAACGTTGTTTTCCTCCCCTCAAAACGGGTTGTAAAGATAGGTTACCCGCCTGGCACCGACACTCATAGGGGTTACAAACTCTGGAGGGGATTGTGA
- a CDS encoding NOL1/NOP2/sun family putative RNA methylase — MLERLFSLGYSKTFAERYYQLWGERALAIAEAMEKPLPRCFRINTLRIEVPKLTKLLNKKGFQFKRVPWAREGFCLTREPFSITSTPEYLSGLLYIQEASSMYPPVALEPKPGEVVADMAAAPGGKTSYMAQLMENEGIIYAFDVGEDRLRETRLNLSRLGVTNTILFHSSSLHIDELGVEFDKILLDAPCTGSGTIHKNPERKVNRTMEDVKFCQGLQMKLLEKGLSVLKKGGVLVYSTCSLEPEENEFVIQWVLDNFEVELLPLRYGEPALTKPFGIELSEEIKKARRFYPDRHGTSGFFVAKLRKL, encoded by the coding sequence ATGCTCGAACGTCTCTTCAGCCTCGGCTACTCAAAGACCTTCGCGGAGCGCTATTACCAGCTCTGGGGCGAGAGGGCCTTAGCGATAGCGGAGGCGATGGAAAAGCCCCTGCCGAGGTGCTTCCGCATTAACACACTCCGCATCGAGGTTCCCAAACTGACAAAGCTTCTCAACAAGAAGGGCTTTCAGTTTAAGAGAGTTCCATGGGCGAGGGAAGGCTTCTGCCTCACGAGGGAGCCCTTTTCAATAACCTCCACGCCAGAGTATCTAAGCGGCCTCCTCTACATCCAGGAAGCGAGCTCTATGTATCCTCCAGTTGCTCTCGAGCCCAAGCCCGGTGAAGTCGTCGCAGACATGGCCGCCGCCCCCGGCGGGAAGACCTCCTACATGGCCCAGCTGATGGAGAACGAGGGTATAATCTACGCCTTCGATGTCGGCGAGGACAGGCTGAGGGAGACGAGGCTCAACCTTTCGAGGTTGGGTGTTACTAATACGATCCTCTTCCACAGCTCATCGCTCCACATAGACGAGCTCGGCGTTGAGTTCGACAAAATCCTCCTCGATGCGCCCTGCACCGGCTCCGGAACCATTCACAAAAACCCGGAGAGAAAGGTGAACAGGACGATGGAAGACGTGAAGTTCTGCCAGGGCCTCCAGATGAAGCTCCTCGAGAAGGGCCTGAGCGTCCTGAAGAAGGGAGGTGTTTTGGTTTACTCAACCTGCTCCCTCGAGCCAGAGGAGAACGAGTTTGTAATCCAGTGGGTTCTGGACAACTTTGAGGTTGAGCTTCTCCCCCTCAGGTACGGCGAACCAGCTCTGACAAAGCCATTTGGCATCGAGCTAAGCGAGGAAATAAAGAAGGCGAGGCGCTTTTACCCCGATAGACACGGGACGAGCGGCTTCTTTGTGGCGAAGCTCAGGAAGCTTTAG
- the argF gene encoding ornithine carbamoyltransferase, producing the protein MVVSLAGRDVLCLQDFTREELETILKTAEMMKIWNKIGKPHRVLEGKTLAMIFQKPSTRTRISFEVGIYQLGGYGLYLNAQDLQLRRGETIADTARVLSRYVDGIMARVYAHKDVEDLAKYASVPVINGLSDFSHPCQALADYQTILEKKGRIQGLKVVYVGDGNNVAHSLMIAGTKLGAHVVVATPEGYEPDPKVIKWAEQNASESGGSFELLHDPVKAVKDADVIYTDVWASMGQEAEVEERRKIFMPFQVNRDLVKHAKPDYIFMHCLPAHRGEEVTDDVIDSPNSVVFDQAENRLHAQKAVMALVMGGIKV; encoded by the coding sequence ATGGTGGTTAGCCTCGCAGGAAGGGATGTTCTCTGCCTCCAAGACTTCACGAGGGAGGAGCTTGAGACGATTCTTAAGACGGCCGAGATGATGAAGATTTGGAACAAGATCGGAAAGCCTCACCGCGTTCTCGAGGGCAAGACCCTGGCAATGATATTCCAGAAGCCCTCAACCAGAACCAGAATATCCTTCGAAGTCGGAATCTACCAGCTCGGCGGCTACGGCCTTTACCTCAACGCCCAGGACCTCCAGCTCAGGCGCGGTGAGACCATAGCGGACACCGCCAGGGTTCTCAGCAGGTACGTTGATGGAATCATGGCGAGAGTCTACGCCCACAAGGACGTTGAGGACCTCGCCAAGTACGCGAGCGTCCCGGTCATAAACGGCCTCTCGGACTTCTCACACCCGTGCCAGGCGCTTGCTGACTATCAGACGATACTCGAGAAGAAGGGCAGGATACAGGGCCTTAAGGTTGTCTATGTTGGCGATGGAAACAACGTTGCCCACTCCCTCATGATAGCCGGAACCAAGCTCGGTGCCCATGTCGTCGTCGCCACACCAGAAGGCTACGAGCCGGACCCGAAGGTCATCAAGTGGGCAGAGCAGAACGCCTCTGAGAGCGGTGGAAGCTTTGAGCTCCTCCACGACCCTGTCAAGGCCGTCAAGGACGCGGATGTCATCTACACCGACGTCTGGGCGAGCATGGGCCAGGAAGCCGAGGTCGAGGAGAGGAGAAAGATATTTATGCCCTTCCAGGTCAACAGGGACCTCGTAAAGCACGCGAAGCCGGACTACATCTTCATGCACTGCCTCCCAGCCCACAGGGGCGAGGAAGTCACCGACGACGTCATAGACAGCCCGAACAGCGTCGTCTTCGACCAGGCCGAGAACAGGCTTCACGCCCAGAAGGCGGTCATGGCTCTCGTTATGGGTGGCATTAAGGTCTGA
- a CDS encoding RNA-guided endonuclease TnpB family protein, whose product MKEESLIVLRNDQYKIEGNKLILKGLGKFKRIEIQFKGRIHLKGKQGRLEVTYDPVKRKWYAHISITAEEKLYGGEWVRVPRQPLGNLSAGIDLGVNNLMAVYVENGESFLVNGRPLKAIDFYWKRRIADYQSKLNKSGAKKSRKLSRMHRKAKLQAKHYINTAVRQTVEKLYQMGVSRIVVGYPKGIARNSDKGRKQNYLLSHVWRFNTMIQRLREVAEEYGIQVLVVNEAFTSKTCPFAGSPTKGLALFVDFIRVPQRGLSSTRTW is encoded by the coding sequence ATCAAGGAAGAGAGCTTAATAGTCCTCAGGAACGACCAATACAAAATTGAAGGTAACAAACTAATCCTCAAAGGCCTCGGAAAGTTCAAACGCATTGAAATCCAGTTCAAGGGAAGAATTCACCTCAAAGGCAAACAAGGGCGGTTAGAGGTAACTTACGACCCTGTTAAACGAAAATGGTATGCTCACATCAGCATCACCGCCGAGGAGAAACTTTACGGTGGAGAATGGGTTAGAGTCCCAAGGCAACCTTTAGGAAACCTTTCAGCGGGAATTGACTTGGGAGTGAACAATTTAATGGCTGTCTACGTCGAGAATGGAGAAAGCTTCCTCGTGAATGGCAGACCGCTAAAAGCAATTGACTTCTACTGGAAGAGGAGAATAGCAGATTATCAGTCCAAACTCAACAAAAGCGGAGCCAAGAAGAGTAGGAAGCTCTCCAGAATGCACCGGAAGGCTAAACTTCAGGCAAAACACTACATTAACACTGCTGTCAGGCAAACAGTTGAAAAGCTCTACCAGATGGGTGTCTCCAGAATTGTCGTTGGTTATCCTAAAGGCATAGCGAGGAACTCCGACAAGGGGAGAAAGCAGAATTATCTCCTCTCTCACGTTTGGCGTTTCAACACTATGATTCAACGCCTTAGAGAAGTTGCTGAAGAGTATGGTATTCAGGTTTTGGTGGTTAATGAGGCTTTCACTTCGAAAACCTGCCCGTTTGCGGGAAGCCCCACGAAGGGGCTCGCTTTGTTCGTGGACTTTATTCGTGTCCCGCAACGGGGCTTATCTTCAACTCGGACTTGGTAG